Proteins encoded in a region of the Sulfurimonas marina genome:
- the pelG gene encoding exopolysaccharide Pel transporter PelG: MAGIGFELRKILREDRLLSLGKVYGYSAILSSGPWVISIIAIILVGFINLSHFGEVKDAFRFQVVITYAIALASSLIITGILQLPFTRYIADLIFRNKEDEILPSYFGAIFLAWGLGLIFIVPLYMWVFSDMPPSFIVGTVLTFLVLCGVWISSILAASLKYYSQVVWAYLLSYTFIVAVSYAYGSSIEMLVYIFFTGNAILFTILMSLIIKSYPSTIFMKLNFFLDHNFYWSLGIAGLSYNLGAWIDKFIFWYHPATGHAIIGKLHASVVYDMPIFLAYLSILPGMAIFFFRLEADFAEKYDLYYDAVRSGGTLGLIKKYKNDMTSIVRHAIHEIIMVQGIVDIILFLTADKLFAALNISTLYLGLFYILTIGAMLQLAFMSILAILYYLDRKKAAMWLSISFFVLNGLLTYLSINMGTTMFGYGYTISLLIVFTLGVLVIREEMNRLNYETFMLQ; encoded by the coding sequence ATGGCGGGCATTGGATTTGAACTTAGAAAAATACTGCGTGAAGATAGACTTCTTTCACTCGGTAAAGTATATGGGTACTCAGCGATACTCAGTTCTGGACCGTGGGTTATATCGATCATAGCAATTATCCTAGTAGGTTTTATCAACCTTTCACACTTTGGTGAAGTGAAAGATGCCTTTAGATTCCAGGTCGTTATCACCTATGCAATCGCTTTGGCATCAAGTTTGATTATTACGGGGATTTTACAGCTTCCTTTTACAAGGTACATTGCCGATCTAATTTTTAGAAATAAAGAGGATGAGATCCTCCCCTCATACTTTGGTGCTATCTTTTTAGCTTGGGGACTCGGTCTTATCTTTATAGTCCCTCTGTATATGTGGGTATTTAGCGATATGCCACCTTCATTTATTGTCGGCACCGTACTTACTTTCTTAGTACTTTGTGGGGTATGGATCTCTAGTATATTAGCAGCTAGTTTAAAATACTATTCACAAGTTGTTTGGGCATACCTTCTTTCATACACTTTTATTGTTGCGGTTTCATATGCATACGGAAGCTCTATAGAGATGCTTGTATATATCTTTTTTACCGGGAATGCTATCCTTTTTACAATACTGATGAGCCTTATTATTAAGAGTTATCCCTCTACAATATTTATGAAGCTAAACTTCTTTTTAGATCATAACTTTTACTGGTCACTAGGTATTGCAGGTCTTAGTTATAACCTTGGTGCGTGGATAGACAAATTTATCTTTTGGTACCACCCTGCAACCGGACATGCTATTATCGGTAAGCTACATGCCTCAGTTGTATATGATATGCCTATCTTCTTGGCATACTTATCTATTTTGCCCGGTATGGCTATCTTTTTCTTTAGACTTGAAGCCGATTTTGCTGAAAAGTACGATCTCTACTATGATGCCGTTAGAAGCGGCGGGACTTTAGGACTTATCAAAAAATATAAAAACGATATGACTTCAATCGTAAGACATGCAATCCATGAGATTATCATGGTTCAAGGTATTGTTGATATTATTCTCTTCTTAACAGCAGATAAACTCTTTGCAGCATTAAATATCTCTACCCTTTACCTTGGACTCTTTTATATTTTAACAATTGGAGCTATGTTACAGTTGGCATTTATGTCTATTTTGGCAATATTGTATTATCTTGATCGTAAAAAAGCTGCAATGTGGCTCTCTATCTCGTTCTTTGTTCTAAACGGGCTTTTGACATACTTATCGATCAATATGGGAACGACTATGTTTGGATACGGATATACGATATCTCTGTTAATTGTCTTTACTCTCGGTGTACTTGTTATACGTGAAGAGATGAATAGGTTGAATTATGAAACATTTATGTTACAGTAA